The Rathayibacter caricis DSM 15933 genomic sequence GAACCGCGCACGCCGAGGTCGATGCGCTCTCGAAGCTCGCCCCGGGCGCCGCCACCGGCGCAACGGCGATCGTCAGCCTCGAGCCGTGCGATCACACCGGCCGCACCGGTCCCTGCAGCCACGCCCTCATCCGGGCCGGCGTCGCGCGCGTGGTCTACGCGGTCAACGACCCGGGATCCCGCTCGGGAGGCGGTGGCGACACCCTCCGAGCCGCCGGCATCGAGGTGATCGAGGGCGTCCTCGCCGACGAGGGCGAGGAGTTCCTGCACGTGTGGCTCACCGCCGCCCGCCTCCACCGCCCCTTCGTCACCCTCAAATGGGCCTCGACCCTCGACGGCCGCACCGCCGCCGCCGACGGCAGCAGCCGCTGGATCACCGGAGCCGCCGCCCGGCAGCGCGTCCACGAGCAGCGCGCCGACAGCGACGCGATCCTGGTCGGCACCGGCACCGTCCTCGCCGACGATCCGAGCCTCACCGCCCGCGGCGACGGGGGCGAGCTCCTCGAGCACCAGCCGATCCCCGTGATCGTCGGCGAGCGGCCCGTCCCGGAGGACGCGCACGTACTCCACCACCCGCATCGGGCCGTCCTCGAGCGCCACCACGACCTCGAGGCCGTGCTCGACCGCCTCTACCGCGCCGAGATCCGGCACGT encodes the following:
- the ribD gene encoding bifunctional diaminohydroxyphosphoribosylaminopyrimidine deaminase/5-amino-6-(5-phosphoribosylamino)uracil reductase RibD codes for the protein MTIDFEHAMRRALAIAERGPARGVNPRVGCLLLAPDGTVLSEGWHHGAGTAHAEVDALSKLAPGAATGATAIVSLEPCDHTGRTGPCSHALIRAGVARVVYAVNDPGSRSGGGGDTLRAAGIEVIEGVLADEGEEFLHVWLTAARLHRPFVTLKWASTLDGRTAAADGSSRWITGAAARQRVHEQRADSDAILVGTGTVLADDPSLTARGDGGELLEHQPIPVIVGERPVPEDAHVLHHPHRAVLERHHDLEAVLDRLYRAEIRHVYVEGGPTLASALVAAGLVDEYLVYLAPALLGGPRLALGDIGVAGIADARRLRLHSVEVLGDDLLVTARPVAHPAGGAGEPARLPHALQMETH